Proteins from one Staphylococcus saprophyticus subsp. saprophyticus ATCC 15305 = NCTC 7292 genomic window:
- a CDS encoding thiol-disulfide oxidoreductase DCC family protein produces MPIIYYDGNCVYCYNYAIWLIQHGLSTRYQFAKLQGDVAQNLLENYPEAQQYDSVILQEGDQLKYKSDAITTLITSLTNYKWLGILLRFVPNIIRDFGYQLFADNRNHMWKTHWHEPNDYEKSFFID; encoded by the coding sequence ATGCCAATAATTTATTATGATGGTAACTGTGTTTATTGTTATAACTATGCGATCTGGTTAATTCAACACGGACTTTCTACACGTTATCAATTTGCCAAATTACAGGGTGATGTAGCACAAAATTTATTAGAAAATTATCCAGAAGCGCAACAATACGATAGTGTGATTTTACAAGAAGGTGACCAGTTGAAATATAAATCTGATGCAATTACAACCTTAATCACATCGTTGACTAACTACAAATGGTTAGGTATCTTGTTGCGTTTCGTGCCAAATATAATCAGAGATTTTGGTTATCAATTATTTGCTGATAATAGAAATCATATGTGGAAAACCCATTGGCATGAACCTAATGATTATGAAAAATCATTTTTTATTGACTGA
- the rbsK gene encoding ribokinase translates to MGKIIVIGSASIDLVVKTDILPEAGETVMGTSFFTNPGGKGANQAVAAARLSNEVYMIGAVGDDAYGKQILENLKDNHVDTTYMDIIDNEKSGTAHITLFEDDNRIIVVPAANNYITPDIVLPKLENFGEDDIILLQHEILEATVQSVVTYAAKHGIKVILNPAPYRELDKEVIEKVTWITPNESESELLFDHQVEQALKAYPRKLIITQGAKGALFYSDTQQLIEGYKKEVIDTTGAGDTFNGALAVALIENKSLEDAVNFANLAGSFSVTGLGAQGAMPYRKDLE, encoded by the coding sequence ATGGGAAAAATTATTGTAATTGGTAGTGCATCAATAGATTTAGTTGTAAAAACTGATATATTGCCCGAAGCAGGAGAAACAGTAATGGGCACTTCATTTTTTACTAATCCTGGTGGCAAAGGCGCAAATCAAGCGGTAGCGGCTGCACGCTTAAGTAATGAAGTGTATATGATAGGTGCAGTGGGCGATGATGCATACGGCAAACAAATTTTGGAAAACTTGAAAGATAATCATGTTGATACCACTTACATGGACATCATTGACAATGAGAAGTCAGGTACAGCACACATTACATTATTTGAAGATGATAATCGTATTATTGTCGTTCCGGCTGCCAATAACTATATTACACCAGATATTGTTTTGCCAAAGTTGGAAAACTTTGGTGAAGATGACATTATTTTGCTCCAACATGAAATTCTTGAAGCAACGGTTCAATCAGTTGTCACATATGCAGCAAAGCATGGTATCAAAGTTATTTTAAATCCTGCGCCTTATCGTGAATTGGATAAAGAAGTAATCGAAAAAGTAACATGGATAACGCCGAACGAATCAGAAAGTGAATTACTATTTGACCATCAAGTAGAACAAGCACTTAAAGCATATCCACGTAAACTTATTATTACGCAAGGCGCAAAAGGCGCATTGTTTTATAGCGATACGCAACAACTGATTGAAGGTTATAAAAAGGAAGTCATAGATACAACAGGAGCTGGAGATACTTTTAATGGTGCACTAGCAGTTGCATTAATTGAAAATAAGTCATTGGAAGATGCTGTGAATTTTGCTAATTTGGCTGGTAGTTTTTCAGTGACAGGTTTAGGTGCACAAGGCGCAATGCCGTATAGAAAAGACTTGGAATAA
- a CDS encoding Dps family protein, with protein MAKSNEEVVKVLNQQVANWTVAFTKLHNFHWYVKGPNFFSLHTKFEELYDEASQYIDDLAERILAAGGNPVATLKESLDLSIIKEAGKGYKAEEMVEELSQDFDNVSKQLEEAIEVASNADDDVTEDMFIGMQTNIDKHNWMLKSYLGR; from the coding sequence ATGGCAAAAAGTAATGAAGAAGTAGTAAAAGTATTAAATCAACAAGTAGCAAACTGGACAGTCGCATTCACAAAATTACACAATTTTCATTGGTATGTAAAAGGTCCTAATTTCTTCTCACTACACACAAAATTCGAAGAATTATATGACGAAGCAAGTCAATACATTGACGATTTAGCTGAGCGTATTTTAGCTGCTGGTGGTAATCCAGTTGCAACATTAAAAGAAAGTTTAGATCTTTCAATTATCAAAGAAGCAGGCAAAGGTTACAAAGCTGAAGAAATGGTTGAAGAACTTTCACAAGACTTCGATAATGTATCTAAACAATTAGAAGAAGCAATTGAAGTTGCTTCAAATGCAGATGATGATGTGACTGAAGATATGTTCATCGGTATGCAAACAAATATAGATAAACATAACTGGATGTTAAAATCATATTTAGGTAGATAA
- the deoD gene encoding purine-nucleoside phosphorylase, protein MTKATPHIQPNGKKIAKTVLMPGDPLRAKYIADNYLENVEQFNEVRNMFGYTGTYNGKEVSVMGSGMGVPSIGIYSYELYNFFDVDTIIRIGSCGALQENVNLYDVIIAQGASTNSSYVEQYNIPGHFAPLADFELILKAKQKADDIGATTHVGNILSSDTFYNADPTFNEQWQRMGVLGIEMESAALYLNATYANKKALGIFTVSDHILRDEATTAEERQNSFTQMMEIALEIAE, encoded by the coding sequence ATGACAAAAGCAACACCTCATATTCAACCTAATGGGAAAAAAATAGCTAAAACCGTATTAATGCCAGGGGATCCACTTCGTGCAAAATATATTGCGGATAACTATTTAGAAAACGTTGAACAATTTAACGAAGTACGTAATATGTTTGGTTATACTGGTACATATAATGGTAAAGAAGTATCTGTAATGGGATCAGGTATGGGCGTTCCAAGTATTGGTATCTATTCGTATGAACTATACAATTTCTTTGATGTAGACACAATCATCCGTATCGGCTCATGCGGTGCTTTACAAGAAAACGTTAACTTATATGATGTGATTATTGCACAAGGTGCTTCTACGAATTCTAGTTATGTGGAGCAATACAACATTCCTGGTCATTTTGCACCATTAGCAGATTTTGAATTAATATTAAAAGCTAAACAAAAAGCAGATGATATCGGTGCTACGACACATGTTGGCAATATCTTATCTTCTGATACGTTCTATAATGCCGACCCTACATTCAATGAACAATGGCAACGCATGGGTGTCTTAGGTATTGAAATGGAGTCTGCAGCACTATATTTAAACGCTACTTATGCAAATAAAAAAGCTTTAGGCATATTTACAGTAAGCGATCATATCTTACGTGATGAAGCGACAACTGCTGAAGAACGCCAAAACTCTTTCACTCAAATGATGGAAATAGCATTAGAAATTGCTGAATAA
- the deoC gene encoding deoxyribose-phosphate aldolase: MNYAKYIDHTLLKPESTRNQIDKIIEEAKAFNFKSICINPTHVKYAAEQLKGSDVLVCTVIGFPLGASTTETKIFETKDAINKGASEVDMVINIGALKDGRFEDVQKDIEGVVGAANGKTVKVIIETCLLTDEEKVKASELSKVAGADFVKTSTGFAGGGATPEDVKLMKDTVGDDLEVKASGGVRNLEDFNHMLEAGATRIGASAGVEIVQGLESDSDY; this comes from the coding sequence ATGAATTACGCAAAATATATAGACCACACATTACTTAAACCGGAATCTACGAGAAATCAAATAGATAAAATTATCGAGGAAGCGAAAGCGTTTAATTTTAAATCGATTTGTATTAATCCAACACATGTAAAATATGCTGCTGAACAACTTAAGGGTTCAGATGTATTAGTATGTACAGTTATAGGTTTTCCATTAGGAGCATCAACAACTGAAACAAAAATATTTGAAACAAAAGATGCTATTAATAAAGGTGCATCAGAAGTAGATATGGTAATTAATATTGGTGCTTTAAAAGATGGACGCTTTGAAGACGTTCAAAAAGATATCGAAGGTGTCGTAGGTGCAGCGAACGGTAAAACAGTTAAAGTTATTATTGAAACATGCTTATTAACTGATGAGGAAAAAGTCAAAGCAAGCGAATTAAGCAAGGTAGCTGGTGCTGATTTTGTTAAAACATCAACAGGATTTGCTGGTGGTGGTGCTACACCTGAAGATGTTAAGTTAATGAAAGATACAGTGGGCGATGATTTAGAAGTAAAAGCTTCTGGTGGCGTTAGAAATCTTGAAGACTTCAATCATATGCTTGAAGCAGGTGCCACACGTATTGGCGCTAGTGCAGGCGTTGAAATTGTACAAGGTTTAGAAAGTGACTCAGATTATTAA